The DNA region GGCCCTGTTCAAGGAGTTCCCGTCCGTGCGCGTGGTCGGCTGCTTCTGCATCGGCACCAACCAGGTCGACCTGGACAGCGCCATGCGCGGGGGCGTGCCGGTCTTCAATGCGCCGTTCTCGAACACCCGCTCGGTGGCCGAACTGGTGCTGGCCGAGGCCATCCTGCTGCTGCGCCGCGTTCCCGAGAAGAACGAGCGCGTGCACCAGGGCCATTGGGACAAGACGGCCACCGGCGCCTATGAAGCGCGCGGCAAGACGCTGGGCGTGGTCGGCTACGGCAATATCGGCTCGCAGGTCGGCACGCTGGCCGAGAGCGTGGGGATGCGCGTCGTATTCCACGACGTCGAAGCCAAGCTGCCGCTGGGCAACGCGCGCGCGGTGTCGACGCTGGCCGAACTGCTGGCGCAGAGCGACGTCGTCACCCTGCACGTGCCGGGCGGGCGCAGCACGGAGAACATCATGAACGCCGAAACGCTGGCGCAGATGAAGCCGGGCGCGATCCTGATCAATGCCTCGCGCGGCACCGTGGTGGACATCGACGCCCTGCATGCGGCGTTGTCGTCGCAGCGCCTGGGCGGGGCCGCCCTGGACGTGTTCCCGGTCGAACCCAAGAGCAAGGACGAGCCCCTGGCCAGTCCGCTGGTGGGCCTGCCCAACGTCATCCTGACGCCGCACATCGCCGGCAGCACCCAGGAGTCGCAGGAAAACATCGGCCGCGAAGTGGCGGAGAAGCTGGTGCGCTTCATACAGAGCGGCACCACCAAGGGGGCGGTGAATTTCCCGGAGTTGCCCTTCACGGAATACTCCGGCGCCGCGCGCATCCTGCACATCCACAAGAACGTCCCGGGCGCGCTGGGCACGCTGGACAACCTGCTGGCCGAGCATGGGCTGAACATCTGCAGCCAGAACCTGCAGACGCGCGGCGAGATCGGCTATGTGGTGACCGACGTGGACGGCGAGGTCAACGACAAGGTGATGGCGGCGCTGCGCGCGCATCCCATCACCATCCGCTGCGAGAAAGCGGCGTCCCTCTGAGGGGCGCGCCGCGGCCCTGGCCCCGGCCGGGGCCCGCCGTTCAGGCCGGCGCGGCGCCCGCCGCCACCAGCAGGCAGCGCGACATCTTGCCGGCCAGGCCGTCCGGGTCGGCGGTGCGGCGCGCGACGATGCCGATTTCGCGGTCGAAGGCGGCCGCGCCCAGGTCCAGCAGGCGCAGACCCGACACGTCGAGCTGCCGGGTCTGCGGCAGCATGGCCACGCCCAGGCCATGGCGCACCAGGTTGGCGATCGCGTCTATTTCGTCCAGTTCGACGGCTTCATGGACCGCGAGGCGGTGGCGGCGCAGGAAGTTGTCGACCAGGCGCCCGCCGAAAGAAGCGCGCTCGTAGCGGATGAAGGGCTGGCTGGCCAGCGCCTCGCGCCACGGCATGTCGGGCAGCCCGGCGGGCACCGCCACCACCATGGGCTCGGTCAGCAAGGGCCGCCACGTGAGTTCCGGCGGCAGGGTGAAGGGCGGACGGATCAGGACCGCCAGGTCGACTTCCCCGGCGTCCACCTGTCCCAGCAAGGCCAGCGAGACGCCGGGCACGATGCGCACGCTGACGTCGGGATAGTCGGTCCGGAACGCGGCCAGGGACTGGACCAGCAGGCTCTGCTGCACCGACGCGATCGCCGCCACGCGCAAAGCGCCGGACACGTGGCCGCTGCCTGCCTGGCGCACCATCCGGTCGACCAGTCCCAGCAATTCCTCGGTATGCGCCAGGACCTCGCGGCCGGCGGCGTTCAACGAGGCATTGCGGGCGCCGCGGTCGAACAACTCCACGCCGATGAAATCCTCCAACCGGCGGATCTGGGCGCTGACGGCGGACTGGGTCAGGCCCAGTTGCTGGCCCGCGCCGGTAAAGGTGCCGTCGCGCGCCACGGCAACGAAGGTCTTGAATTCGCGCAGCATGCTCATGGGAGGTACGCAGGGGAGAAAAGCAGCAAGCCGGAAGACCCGATATGGCCATGGGCGCGGCACGGCCGCCGTAAGACCGCACAGACGGATAAGCATCGATTTTAGAGATGCTAAGACCCAAAAAATATCGTTTTTCAATCGAAAAAACAAGCCCTAAACTGCGTCTGCCTGATGCGACGGGCGCCCCCGCGCGGCCCAGGCATCCATTCTTTCGTTTTCCCGATCCTGGAATCATCATGAGTGCTCAGACTGCCGCCATTCCTCCTTTCCACCTCGCCTTCCCCGTGCGCGACATCGCCGAGGCGCGCGCCTTCTACGGCGACCTGCTGGGCTGTCCGGAGGGGCGCAGCGCCCCGGAATGGGTGGACTTCAACTTCTACGGCCACCAGATCGTCGCCCACCTGGCGCCGGACGAGTGCGGCCACAAGCAGACCAGCGCGGTCGACGACCACGACGTGCCGGTGCGCCACTTCGGCGCCGTGCTGCCGATGGAAGCGTGGGAAGAAATGGCCGGCAAGCTGACCAAGGCCGGCACCAAGTTCGTGATCGAGCCCTACGTCCGCTTCAAGGGCGAAGTGGGCGAACAGGCCACGATGTTCTTCCTGGATCCGTCGGGCAACGCCCTGGAATTCAAGGCGTTCAAGAACATGGAATCGTTGTTCGCCAAGTAAGTCCGTAAAGGACCGCGGGTCCCCCGTGTCCAAGCTTCGTGCGACTGTCTTCGCACGCGAGCCTCCGCGACACGGCATCGGCCGCCGCCGGCGTGAACACGCAGGGCGGCGGTTTTGCATTGGGCGCCCCGGCCGCGCGGAGTGTGATTACACTGGACGACAACGACGCAGCGGCGAAGCGGCGGGATTCGACAACCACACGACCGGAATCAAGCAGATGGCACAATCCATAGATCTGAACTGCGACATGGGCGAGAGCTACGGCGCCTGGCACATGGGCAACGACGAGGCCGTATTGCAGCACGTCACCTCGGCCAACATCGCCTGTGGTTTCCACGGCGGCGATCCCGGCACCATGCGCAAGACGGTGGCCGCGGCGCTGGCGCGGGGCGTTGCGCTCGGCGCGCATCCCAGCCTGCCCGACCTCTCCGGCTTCGGGCGCCGCGTCATGCAGATCACGCCGGCCGAGGCCTACGACATGGTGGTCTACCAGATCGGCGCGCTGGCCGGCGTGGCCGCTTCGCAAGGCGCCCGCCTGCATCACGTCAAGGCCCACGGCGCCCTGTACAACATGGCCGCCAAGGACGCCCCGCTGGCGCAAGCGATTTGCCGCGCCGTGCGCGACGTCGACGCATCGCTGGTGCTGTACGGCCTGGCGGGCAGCGAACTGGTGCGGGCCGCGCAGGATCTCGGCCTGCCGGTCGCCAGCGAGGTGTTCGCCGACCGCACCTACCAGGACGACGGCTCGCTGTCGCCGCGCAGCCGGCCGGGCGCCATGATCGAGGACCTGGAGACGGCGGTGGCGCAGGTGGTGCGCATGGCTTCCGAGGGCAAGGTCCGCTCGGTCAACGGCAAGGACGTGCCCGTGCAGGCGGACACCTTGTGCATCCACGGCGACCAGCCCAACGCGCTGGTGTTCGCCAACGGCATCCGCGCCGCGCTGGAGCAGGCCGGCATCGCCGTGCGCGCGATGCCGGGCGGCCCCGTCGCCTGAGTTCAGACGATGGTCGAGGCCTCCGGGTAGACCTCGGCGGCATAGGCCTGCAGGATCAGCGGCAGGATGGCCTCGGTCATCTCGCGGCGCATCGCGGCGGCGCGGGAAAGATCCCTGTCCTTCAACACCCTCATGATGCTTCCGACGCCTTCGACCATCTGCTCGCCCGGCGCGGCCTTGCGCCGCAGCACGATGTGGCGCAGCGGGCCGCAGCGGTCGTTCAGCTTGGCCACCGCGGTTTCCAGCGGCTTGTTGTCGTTGGCGCGCACGATGGCGTTGAAGAATGCCCGGATCAGTTCCAGGCGTTCCTGCTCCGCCGCTTCGGACAGACAGGCCCGCAGGCGCGCGAGCAGTTCTTCCAGCTCGGACATGAGCGGGGCCAGGGTGGTCTGCTCCGCCAGCCGGATGATGGCGTAGGACTCCAGTTCGGCGCGCAATTGGTAGAGATGGCGGATTTCGCGTTCGCTGTACAGCGCCACCCGGAAGCCCCGGCGCTGGGCGTGGGTCACCAGGCCGCTCAGTTCCAACAGGCGCAGCGCCTCGCGTATGGGGCTGCGGCTGGTGCCGAAGCGCCGCTCCAGCTCCTGCTCACGCAGCGGTTGTCCAGGCCGCAACGTGCCGTCCACGATCATCCGTTTGATCTGTTCCTGCAAAAAATACGGGATCGTCGCGGGCGCCTTCATTTCCATGGATTCGTCTTCTCCGTTGTGCAAGGAGGCGCCGGGGCGCCGCGATTAACCATGCTTGGAAACCGATAGATACATCATTGTATTACCGACGACAATTGTTCGGCGATTATTTGCACAGACTTTCTTTGAATATCGGAAATAGCACTGAAATTTTTGAGGAAATTCCGATTCCCGCCGAGATAATCGCAATTCAATTCAATCGATCACTGAATTGTTACTCAGCAGTAACGCCCTATCCCCTCGACATCAGTTCCCCAGCCCGGTTCGAAGGCAACCCGCGTGCCGGCAGACGCGGAAAGAAAAAACCCGCGTCGAACCCCGGACGGGCCGGGCCCGCCCAGGAGGCAGTCCGCGGGCGGCTGTTGGAAGCGCCGGAAAAGTCCGGTCCATAAAATCCGACCCATAAAAGAATGGGCGCCGCGAAAGCGGCGCCCATTTTCCTGCTCCTGACCGGGTCTCCCTTTAGACCAGGACCCGCTCGATCCCGCCCGCGTTGGCGCGCTTGACGTAGGACGCCATCCAGTCCTCGCCGAGGATATGGCGCGCCATCTCGACGACGATGTAGTCCGCTTCCATGCTGGTGTCGCCCTGGTAGCGCGACAAGCCCTGCAGGCAGGACGGGCAGGACGTCAGCACCTTGACGTCGCCGTCATAGCCGTCCGCCCGCAGCGCCTGGCCCCCTTTCCGCAATTCCTCTTCCTTGCGGAAACGGACCTGGGTCGAGACGTCCGGCCGCGACACCGCCAGCGTCCCGGACTCCCCGCAGCAGCGGTCGCTCTTGATGGCGCCGTCGCCGACCAGCGACTTCACCGTCTTCATCGGATCCTGCAGCTTCATCGGCGTATGGCAGGGATCGTGATACATGTAGCGCACGCCCTGGACCCCATCGAGCTTGATGCCCTTCTCCAGCAGGTACTCGTGGATGTCGATCAGCCGGCATCCGGGGAAGATCTTCTCGAATTCATACCCCGCCAACTGGTCGTAGCAGGTGCCGCAGCTCACCACCACCGTCTTGATGTCCAGGTAGTTCAGCGTATTGGCGACCCGGTGGAACAGCACCCGGTTGTCGGTGATGATCTGGTCGGCCTTGTCGTTCATGCCGTTGCCGCGCTGCGGGTAGCCGCAGCACAGATAGCCGGGCGGCAGCACCGTCTGCACGCCGGCGTGCCAGAGCATGGCCTGGGTGGCCAGGCCGACCTGGGAGAACAGCCGCTCCGAACCGCAACCCGGGAAGTAGAACACCGCCTCGGTATCCGCGGACGTGGTCTTGGGATCCCGGATGATGGGAACGTAGTTGGCGTCCTCGATATCGAGCAGCTTGCGCGCGGTCTGCTTGGGCAGCCCGCCGGGCATCTTCTTGTTGATGAAGTGCACCACCTGCTCGCGCAGCGGCGCCTTGCCGACCGAGGCCGGCGGCTTGCGCGTCTGCTTGCGCGCCAGCCCGGACAGCAGGTCGTTGGCGGCGCGCTGCACCTTGTAGCCCACGCCCACCATGGCCTTGCGGGTGGCGTTGATGGTGGCCGGATCCTTGGCGTTGAGGAAGAACATGGCCGCGGCCGTGCCCGGGTTGAAGGACTTCTTGCCCATGCGGCGCAGCAGCGCCCGCATGTTCATCGACACGTCGCCGAAATCGATGTCGACCGGACAGGGGTTGTAGCACTTGTGGCACACCGTGCAGTGGTCGGCCACGTCCTCGAACTCCTCCCAGTGCTTGAGGCTGACGCCGCGGCGGGTCTGTTCCTCGTACAGGAAGGCTTCCACCAGCAGCGACGTGGCGAGGATCTTGTTGCGCGGGGAATAGAGCAGGTTGGCGCGCGGCACGTGCGTGGCGCACACCGGCTTGCACTTGCCGCAGCGCAGGCAATCCTTGACCGACGAGGAAATCGCGCCGATCTCGCTCTGCTGCATGATCAGCGACTCGTGCCCCATCAGGTTGAAGCTGGGCGTCCAGGCATGCGTGAGGTCGGCGCCGGGCATCAGCTTGCCGGCATTGAAGCGCCCTTGCGGGTCCACCTTGCGCTTGTAGTCCTGGAAAGGCTGCAGCTCTTCCTGGGTGAGGAATTCGTACTTGGTCAGGCCGATGCCGTGCTCGCCCGAAATCACGCCGTCCAGGTCGCGCGCGATCTGCATGATGCGCGCCACGGCCTCGTTGGCCTCGCGCAGCATTTCATAGTCGTCGGAGTTGACGGGGATGTTGGTGTGCACGTTGCCGTCGCCGGCGTGCATGTGCAAGGCCACGAACACGCGGCTCTTGAGCACGCGGGCGTGGATGGCGCGCATTTCGTCCAGCACCTTCTTGCAGGCGCTGCCCGGGAAAA from Bordetella genomosp. 10 includes:
- a CDS encoding VOC family protein; amino-acid sequence: MSAQTAAIPPFHLAFPVRDIAEARAFYGDLLGCPEGRSAPEWVDFNFYGHQIVAHLAPDECGHKQTSAVDDHDVPVRHFGAVLPMEAWEEMAGKLTKAGTKFVIEPYVRFKGEVGEQATMFFLDPSGNALEFKAFKNMESLFAK
- a CDS encoding LysR family transcriptional regulator, coding for MLREFKTFVAVARDGTFTGAGQQLGLTQSAVSAQIRRLEDFIGVELFDRGARNASLNAAGREVLAHTEELLGLVDRMVRQAGSGHVSGALRVAAIASVQQSLLVQSLAAFRTDYPDVSVRIVPGVSLALLGQVDAGEVDLAVLIRPPFTLPPELTWRPLLTEPMVVAVPAGLPDMPWREALASQPFIRYERASFGGRLVDNFLRRHRLAVHEAVELDEIDAIANLVRHGLGVAMLPQTRQLDVSGLRLLDLGAAAFDREIGIVARRTADPDGLAGKMSRCLLVAAGAAPA
- a CDS encoding LamB/YcsF family protein — translated: MAQSIDLNCDMGESYGAWHMGNDEAVLQHVTSANIACGFHGGDPGTMRKTVAAALARGVALGAHPSLPDLSGFGRRVMQITPAEAYDMVVYQIGALAGVAASQGARLHHVKAHGALYNMAAKDAPLAQAICRAVRDVDASLVLYGLAGSELVRAAQDLGLPVASEVFADRTYQDDGSLSPRSRPGAMIEDLETAVAQVVRMASEGKVRSVNGKDVPVQADTLCIHGDQPNALVFANGIRAALEQAGIAVRAMPGGPVA
- a CDS encoding GntR family transcriptional regulator, which produces MEMKAPATIPYFLQEQIKRMIVDGTLRPGQPLREQELERRFGTSRSPIREALRLLELSGLVTHAQRRGFRVALYSEREIRHLYQLRAELESYAIIRLAEQTTLAPLMSELEELLARLRACLSEAAEQERLELIRAFFNAIVRANDNKPLETAVAKLNDRCGPLRHIVLRRKAAPGEQMVEGVGSIMRVLKDRDLSRAAAMRREMTEAILPLILQAYAAEVYPEASTIV
- the serA gene encoding phosphoglycerate dehydrogenase, whose translation is MAQIVLFENVHPSGVAVFRDAGFNDIATYSSSLPPAELRAALAGAEVVGIRSRTHLDAALFKEFPSVRVVGCFCIGTNQVDLDSAMRGGVPVFNAPFSNTRSVAELVLAEAILLLRRVPEKNERVHQGHWDKTATGAYEARGKTLGVVGYGNIGSQVGTLAESVGMRVVFHDVEAKLPLGNARAVSTLAELLAQSDVVTLHVPGGRSTENIMNAETLAQMKPGAILINASRGTVVDIDALHAALSSQRLGGAALDVFPVEPKSKDEPLASPLVGLPNVILTPHIAGSTQESQENIGREVAEKLVRFIQSGTTKGAVNFPELPFTEYSGAARILHIHKNVPGALGTLDNLLAEHGLNICSQNLQTRGEIGYVVTDVDGEVNDKVMAALRAHPITIRCEKAASL